The sequence below is a genomic window from Deltaproteobacteria bacterium.
CGTGTGTATGCACCAGGTCCTGAGATTCGTGTCTATTTTGAAAATGTCGCCAAGAAGTATGGTGTCGTCGATAGCGTGCGCTTTAACGAAGAGATTACCTCGTGCGAATTTATCGATGGCCGCTGGCATCTGCGCATGAAGAGTGGGAAGACTGATCACGCTGATGTTGTTATCGCCGCCAGCGGTGTCCTGCATTATCCCAATATCCCTGAGATTCCAGGGTTGGGGAGCTTCAAGGGCGCATGTTTCCACAGCGCCAGATGGGATCACCGCGTGCCGTTGGATGGGAAACGGGTTGGTGTCATCGGCACGGGATCAACAGCAATCCAAATCACCTCAGCGTTGGTTGATCGGGTTGCTAGGTTCAAGCTGTTCCAGCGTACAGCGCAGTGGGTACTGAAGCTGCCAAACCGAGAGTACGATAAGACCGAGCGCGCCGAATTTGCCAAAGATCCCAAGAAGATCGCCGTACTTCGTGAAGAGCTTGACCAATTCTTTGGCATCTTTAGCGCGGCGGTGATCGATGCTGAGTCGCCGCAGATGAAGCAGATCGAACGGGATTGCCTGGCGAATCTCGACGAGACCGTGAAAGATCCAGCCTTACGAGAGCGACTCAGACCTCACTATCGTGCAGCGTGTAAGCGACTAATCATGTCGCCCGATTTCTATGAAGCGATCCAGCATCCCCATGCTGAGCTTGTCGCTGCAGCGATTGAAATGATCGAACCACAGGGCATTCGCACAAAGGATGGCGTGCTGCACGAACTTGACGTACTCGTCTTAGCCACAGGCTTTCGTGCTGATCGTTTTATTCGTCCAGCAGTGGTGCGCGGGCGTGGCGGCATCGATCTCGATAAAGTGTGGGAAGATCACCCTGTCGCCTATCTGTCGATTTCAGTTCCAAATTTCCCCAACTTCTTCATGCTCAACGGGCCGAACGGTCCGGTCGGCAATTTCTCTCTTATTCGCATTGCCGAACTGCAACTCCACTATATTTTGCAACTGCTGGAGAAAGTTCGCACCGGTGAGTGTCGAGAGATCAGCCCGACTCACAAAGCAGCGACTGAGTTTGAAAAGGCACGTGCTGAAGCCGCCAAGAAGTCGATTTGGGCCACTGGTTGCAAGAGTTGGTATCTTGACAAGCATGGTGTCCCAGCCAGTTGGCCGTGGTCGACTAAACGCTTCGATGAGGAGATGGCCAAGCCAAAGTTCGAGGCGTACGAGGCAGTGGGGTGAGTGAATACAGATAAAGCGAAACCGAATCGTGATTGTGTAGTGAGGAAAAGCTGATATTCCATCCTTGTCACCCTGAACGAAGTGAAGGGTCTCGCAGCGAGATTCTTCGCTTCACTCAGAATGACATTTCCTAACAACCACGGCGCGATGCGTACAGACTTCGCAATTCGGAGTTTAGAGTACAAGCGACGGAGAAACCGGCGCTGCCCCCTCAAAAAGGCGCATACACTCTTTGTTACAATTCTTTTCCGTTCCTAGACACCACCCCGAACACCGCTCGACGTCGAGGACGTCCCACGGCTGCCCTTTCCATGCAACAAACTGGGCTTCTACCGTTTGGTGTTTGACTGGACAAACGATCCGTTTCGGGTACAGGGCTTTCTTCAGCGGCGTCTCCATCAGGTGCCAAACCCACATGGCGGCTGCAATGCCCAACGCCGTGATAAGGACAAGAATCAGCAGCCCGGTCAGTAACGGAGTGAAAGCCAGTATAAGATCGATTTCAACCGGCATGGCATATCCAGGAAAGATTGGCGGAAGCATAAGATACCCTCCCTAGTCGTTATTTTCTCATATGTATCAGCAAGAGTGAGGCCACAACGTGAGCGCGTACGACCTGAGAAAAAAGGCAGGCGTTCTCGGCGATTGTTTCCAATGGCGACACACTGACACGCGAGTGACGCCATTGGTCGCATGGCTGGCACTGCCAACAGCGAGAGTGCCTTTCTCGTATGCCTTTTGTGTCTCTTCTCTTTGGCACACTTCTCGCTGTGACAAACAACCATGCGACGAAGTATATTAAGGAGGCAACCATGAAGTTTGGCTTGTTCTATGAGATGGAAACCCCTCGTCCGTGGCATGACAGGTGTTCACCATGAATATCGATCCGAAAGATGCGTCAGCTGCCCAACTCAAAACGAGAAATTCAACAAGTTATTTCTCGACACATCTCAACCAGATAAAATACGGAAAATCATGCATAGAGAGGAATTCATGAAGAGACGACATGTCCTTGGTTCTTTTGCGGTAGCGTTGTTGTTAGGGAGTGCGAGCGCGTCAGTCAGTATTGCTGGCCAGGGGGACCCTGTTGCTGGGAAAGCAACGTATGAGAAAGTTTGCGCTATGTGTCACGGCAAGACCGGGAAAGGCGACGGTCCCACCGCTGCTGTACTCAATCCCAAGCCGCGTAATCACACCGATGGCAATTACATGAATACGCTTAAAGACGACTACCTCTTTAAGGTTGTGAAAGAAGGTGGTCAAAGCGTTGGCAAGTCGCAACTGATGCCAGCGTGGGCAGCGCAGATCAAAGATCCAGACATCTGGAATACTATCGCCTATATTCGTACGTTGGCTGTGCCAGCCTACCAAGGTGCTGGAGCCACCACAGGCGCAACGGCTGCCCCGACGACAACTAGTGCGGCTCCGGCGAGTGGAAAGTAGTCAGCATTTAATCGTCTGTAGCGTGCGCCATGCGCACGCTACGCCAACTCTATATGAGAGCCTGTCCTAGTGCTTTTCTTCGCGTTCTTCTTTCGCCTGTCGATAAAGCCAGAACGCTATCCCTCCGACGAGGAGGAATGGCAGCATCGATAACAACACCCCAGTACCGAAGAAGGCCATCAGATTCTCTCTCTTCGATACAAAGCACACAGAACAGCCAAGTGCGGAGTAAGGAGTCGCAAGAAGAACGGTCAGCAGAACAGACACTAACCAGCAGTGAGTCATGT
It includes:
- a CDS encoding cytochrome c codes for the protein MRWKPLVRGMTGVHHEYRSERCVSCPTQNEKFNKLFLDTSQPDKIRKIMHREEFMKRRHVLGSFAVALLLGSASASVSIAGQGDPVAGKATYEKVCAMCHGKTGKGDGPTAAVLNPKPRNHTDGNYMNTLKDDYLFKVVKEGGQSVGKSQLMPAWAAQIKDPDIWNTIAYIRTLAVPAYQGAGATTGATAAPTTTSAAPASGK
- a CDS encoding NAD(P)/FAD-dependent oxidoreductase → MAQRSQDKKDLRIVTIGAGMAGVLSAIKLREAGYNNFIIYEKGDTIGGTWRENTYPGLACDVPAHLYTYSFEPNPDWSRVYAPGPEIRVYFENVAKKYGVVDSVRFNEEITSCEFIDGRWHLRMKSGKTDHADVVIAASGVLHYPNIPEIPGLGSFKGACFHSARWDHRVPLDGKRVGVIGTGSTAIQITSALVDRVARFKLFQRTAQWVLKLPNREYDKTERAEFAKDPKKIAVLREELDQFFGIFSAAVIDAESPQMKQIERDCLANLDETVKDPALRERLRPHYRAACKRLIMSPDFYEAIQHPHAELVAAAIEMIEPQGIRTKDGVLHELDVLVLATGFRADRFIRPAVVRGRGGIDLDKVWEDHPVAYLSISVPNFPNFFMLNGPNGPVGNFSLIRIAELQLHYILQLLEKVRTGECREISPTHKAATEFEKARAEAAKKSIWATGCKSWYLDKHGVPASWPWSTKRFDEEMAKPKFEAYEAVG